GCCAGTTGCAAGCGGCCACGCGACATTGAGGCTGTCGCGCACCTTGCCTCCGAGAAGCGCATGGACCGGCTGCTCCAGCGTGTGACCGATCAGATCCCACAGCGCCATTTCGAGGCCCGCCTTGGCGAAGCTGTTGCCGAAGGCCGCCTCGTCCATGCGCGCGCGCAGGACGGCCATATCGGTCGCGCGTTGCCCGATCAGGACCGGCGCCAGATAGATGTCCGCGATCGATTTGATCGTTTCGACCGACTCGCCGCCCCACCATGGGCCGCTTGGGATGGAGGCTTCGCCGACACCCATAATGCCGTCGGTCGACCGGATGCGGATGACGACCAGGCTCTGGCGCTGGGCCGCAAGTGCCGAGAAGCGTTGCAATCGCCTCAGCGGCAAATCGACGATGATCGATTCGATATCGCGGATGATGATATCGGGCACAGTATATTTCTCCCACGGGCCGCGAGACCCGCTCATTACACATAGGTTGCTTTGATGCGGCTATCGTGTCGACGGCCCGACGGATGCGCGGCGGTGCATTTCTCGGTCTGGAGGCAATGAAAAACGCACCGCGCGCTTTACGTTACGATCCAAACTTGAATTGCACGCGAACGCCATACGTAGCCGGTGGCGCGATATGCCTCGAAGTATTGTCGATCTGACGGAACACGTCCGTCCAGTAGAATTTATTGAAGACATTCTTGCCGTAGATAGACACCTCCCATTTCCCGTCTGCCGACGAAAATGCCCGCCTGAAGGTTCACGAGGGCATAGGATTTGATGTTGAACAGGCTGTCGGGGTAGATTTCCACCGCCGGATTTAGCCCGAAAGCGCTATAGGACTTCGACTGATAGCTGACGTCGCCGCCCAGATTGGCATCGAGGCCATCGGCGATCGGGAAGCGATAATTCGCCGCGCCCCGCAATGTCCATTTCGGCGTGAACGGGAAGGGATCGCCCTTGTAATTGACCGGCGCGCCGAAGGGGTCGTAATTGGCGAAGTCCTTCGTGACCTTGGTGTCGAGATAGACGGCGCCTCCGTTCAGGGTGAGACCGTCGATCGGCCGGATCGTAAGATCGAGTTCGGCACCCTTCACGCGCGATTTCGGGACATTGACTAGCGCTTCGATCGCGCCCAGCACACCATTGGGATCGAGGATGCGGCCGCGGATCTGCTTGTTCGAATAATCATAATAGAAGACCGCACCCGTCAGGTCGATTGCGCGCATGCCGAGATCGGTCTTGAAGCCAAGTTCATAGGCGAGCACCGATTCCTGCACGACCGGGGCGAGCTGGCTGACGGCGGAGGCGTTGATGGTGCCGAAGCTGCCGGCTTGTAGCCCTTGCTGACGGAACCATAGAGCAGCGTCCCTGGACCGGCTTGAAATCGACCCCCGCGCGCCAGGACACGTTATCCTCGCTTAGCTCCTGGCGAACGAGGCCCGTGACATCGGGAGCGCCCACAAACGCGCAAGCGAGAGGTTCGACCGGGAAACGCGGTCCGGTCGGGAAAAGCCGGCTTTGCAGGATATTGATGCCCTGCGGCCACACCGTATCCAGACCGAACGTGCAGCCGGTAAATCGATGTCGGTCTTCGTATAGCGGGCGCCGCCGTGCAGCGTGATCTGGTCGGTCACGTCGAGATCGATGTTCCCGAACACGGCCTTGGTTTCGGTATGTTGCAGGCTCTTGGCACCGATGCCGGTTAGGTTTCCGATACCGAAGCCGGCGAACACGGGATTGCTGCTATTGGTGTCGAAGCGCGACGTGTCGACCTCGTTGACGCGGTCGTGCGAGTAGAAGCCGCCGGACCAGCCAGTTCAGGCGCCGATCGAAAGCGCGACCGGCAAGCCGAAGCTCCTGCGAGTAGGAATCGATCGAGCCGTCGACCCGGA
This genomic stretch from Tardibacter chloracetimidivorans harbors:
- a CDS encoding TonB-dependent receptor domain-containing protein; its protein translation is MQESVLAYELGFKTDLGMRAIDLTGAVFYYDYSNKQIRGRILDPNGVLGAIEALVNVPKSRVKGAELDLTIRPIDGLTLNGGAVYLDTKVTKDFANYDPFGAPVNYKGDPFPFTPKWTLRGAANYRFPIADGLDANLGGDVSYQSKSYSAFGLNPAVEIYPDSLFNIKSYALVNLQAGIFVGRREMGGVYLRQECLQ